A window of Platichthys flesus chromosome 23, fPlaFle2.1, whole genome shotgun sequence contains these coding sequences:
- the nrcama gene encoding neuronal cell adhesion molecule a isoform X3 produces the protein MMDKKAKVLEGLPQPPTITLQSPKDYIFDPRENIVIHCEAKGKPSPSFSWTRNGTHFDVEKDSKVLIKPGSGTLVIDISGEKAEAYEGTYQCTAHNEHGTAVSNNIVIRQSRSPLWSKERNEAITVQIGVSVVLQCRPPAGLPPPVIFWMDNNFQRLQLDKRVSQALNGDLYFSNVLQEDTRSDYICYARFPHTQTIQQKQPISVTVLNNSPQGERRPGFMMPPGPTSTKMVLRGETLELECIAEGLPTPEMSWQKDGGELPGSRTSFQNFKKTLKISDVNESDGGNYRCTAENNLGTVHHIIKVTVKAAPFWVSAPRNLVLAPNETGILTCRVSGEPKPQISWFVNGVPIENAPEDHTRKVEDDTVILSNVQSGSSAVYQCNASNEFGYLMANAFVSVLAEAPRVLTPPNRVYQVITNNPALLHCSSFGSPIPTITWFKDSQTSIKNGDPYVIHENGTLEIHVAQPLDSGKYTCIATNNLGIKENHVFLEVKVSTRILKQPEYKVVQRGKSAVFECKVKHDPSLIPTMTWLKDNGELPDDERFEVDTDSLTVNHVTDEDEGTYTCIMNTTLDRDSASAMLTVVEATPAPAIVHEKPDAPTDLELTDQTDRSVQLSWIPGDEHNSPTQKFLIQYEDLLHQPGLWINLTEVAGTGTTAQLKLSPFVYYSFRVLAQNLVGYSEPSQPSRQYRTNPAAPDENPSDVQGVGTESDNLVISWTPLTGFQSNGPGLEYKVLWRQKDMDGEWSSKNVANVSRFVVTGIPTFVPFEIKVQAINDYGSGPEPEVLMGYSGEDMPLSAPESVQVMVHNSTLAEVHWEPVSFPSVRGKLQGYKVYYQRERGLHETEKTTDEEEQVLTFSGNRTEGRLPGLQPYSLYRLFIRVVNSRGEGPQSPSKTFETPEGVPGPPSFLKVLNPSLDSLTLEWGPPMNNNGRLAGFTLKFQPVNTTNELGPVKIVTLLANETTITLSSLNSSMLYKFYLSAKTIKGSGPFITEEAFTVMDTAVPSRQVDIATQGWFIGLMCAIALLILVLLIVCFIKRNKGGKYPVKEKEDAHQDPEIQPMKEDDGTFGEYSDTEDHKPLKGSRTPSNGTVRRDESDDSLVDYGEGGDGQFNEDGSFIGQYSGKKEKDTHEGNESSEAPSPVNAMNSFV, from the exons ATGATGGACAAAAAAGCTAAAGTACTGGAAGGAT TGCCCCAGCCCCCCACTATAACGCTACAGTCCCCGAAGGACTACATCTTTGATCCGCGGGAGAACATCGTCATCCACTGTGAGGCCAAGGGGAAGCCGAGTCCCAG CTTCTCCTGGACGAGAAACGGCACACACTTTGACGTGGAGAAAGACTCCAAAGTCCTGATCAAGCCCGGCTCAGGAACCCTCGTCATCGACATCAGCGGCGAAAAGGCGGAGGCTTACGAGGGAACGTATCAGTGCACAGCCCATAATGAGCACGGCACGGCTGTATCCAACAACATCGTCATCAGACAGTCCA GGTCCCCCCTCTGGTCGAAGGAGAGAAATGAAGCCATCACTGTGCAGATTGGGGTCTCCGTGGTGCTGCAGTGCCGGCCCCCTGCTGGGCTGCCCCCTCCTGTCATCTTCTGGATGGATAACA ATTTCCAGAGGCTGCAGCTGGACAAGCGAGTGTCCCAGGCCCTGAATGGAGATTTGTACTTTTCcaacgttctccaagaagacACCAGGAGTGACTACATCTGCTACGCCCGCTTCCCCCACACGCAGACGATCCAGCAGAAACAGCCCATCTCAGTCACCGTGCTCAACA ACAGCCCACAGGGGGAGCGTCGTCCAGGGTTCATGATGCCTCCAGGCCCCACCAGTACCAAGATGGTCCTGAGAGGAGAGACTCTGGAGCTGGAGTGCATCGCCGAGGGCTT GCCCACTCCAGAGATGTCGTGGCAGAAGGACGGAGGTGAGCTGCCAGGCAGCAGGACGTCCTTTCAGAACTTCAAGAAAACGCTGAAGATTTCCGACGTGAATGAATCAGACGGAGGCAACTACCGCTGTACGGCGGAAAACAACCTGGGCACTGTACACCACATCATCAAGGTCACTGTCAAAG CGGCTCCTTTCTGGGTCAGCGCTCCCAGGAACCTGGTCCTCGCCCCGAATGAGACCGGCATCCTGACCTGCCGTGTCAGTGGAGAACCCAAACCCCAAATCAGCTGGTTTGTCAACGGAGTCCCAATAGAAA ATGCTCCTGAGGACCACACTCGGAAGGTGGAGGACGACACCGTGATCCTCAGCAATGTGCAGTCAGGATCCAGCGCCGTCTACCAGTGTAACGCATCCAATGAGTTTGGCTACCTGATGGCCAACGCTTTTGTCAGTGTCCTCG CTGAAGCACCGAGAGTACTCACTCCCCCCAACCGAGTGTACCAGGTCATCACCAACAACCCTGCACTGCTTCACTGTTCCTCCTTTGGCTCGCCAATACCAACCATCACATG GTTCAAAGACAGTCAGACCAGCATTAAAAATGGCGACCCGTATGTGATCCATGAGAACGGCACGCTGGAGATCCACGTGGCCCAGCCGCTCGACAGCGGGAAGTACACCTGCATTGCCACCAACAACCTGGGGATCAAGGAGAACCACGTGTTCCtggaggttaaag TTTCAACTCGTATCCTGAAGCAGCCGGAGTACAAGGTTGTGCAGAGAGGAAAGAGCGCTGTGTTCGAGTGTAAAGTCAAACACGACCCCTCCCTCATTCCCACCATGACCTGGCTCAAAGACAACGGAGAGCTGCCAGATGACGAGAG GTTTGAGGTGGACACAGACAGTCTGACCGTCAATCATGTGACCGACGAAGACGAGGGCACCTACACCTGCATCATGAACACGACCCTGGACCGGGACTCTGCCAGTGCCATGCTGACTGTCGTCG AGGCAACGCCTGCTCCGGCTATTGTCCAcg AAAAACCAGACGCTCCGACCGACCTGGAACTGACCGACCAGACGGACAGAAGCGTTCAGCTCAGCTGGATCCCTGGAGATGAACACAACAGTCCCACACAGA AGTTTCTGATCCAATACGAGGATCTGCTCCACCAGCCGGGACTGTGGATCAACCTGACGGAGGTTGCAGGCACTGGCACAACAGCCCAGTTGAAGCTTTCCCCGTTCGTCTACTACTCTTTTAGGGTACTGGCTCAGAACCTCGTGGGTTACAGCGAGCCCAGCCAGCCTTCGCGCCAATATAGGACCAACCCAGCAG CTCCTGATGAAAATCCATCGGATGTTCAGGGAGTAGGAACAGAATCTGACAACCTGGTCATCTCGTGGACA CCACTGACTGGTTTCCAGTCCAATGGGCCAGGTTTGGAGTACAAAGTGCTGTGGAGACAGAAGGACATGGACGGGGAGTGGTCGTCGAAGAACGTGGCCAACGTCTCCCGTTTCGTTGTGACGGGAATCCCAACGTTTGTGCCGTTTGAAATTAAAGTTCAAGCGATTAACGATTACGGCAGCGGACCTGAGCCCGAAGTGTTGATGGGGTACTCAGGAGAAGACA TGCCGCTGTCTGCTCCTGAGAGCGTGCAGGTCATGGTTCACAACAGCACGCTAGCAGAAGTGCATTGGGAGCCTGTGTCTTTCCCTTCAGTAAGAGGGAAACTACAGGGATACAAG GTGTACTATCAGCGCGAGCGCGGCTTGCATGAGACCGAGAAGACAacggatgaagaggagcaggttCTGACGTTCAGTGGGAACCGTACCGAGGGGCGTCTCCCGGGCCTGCAGCCGTACAGCCTCTACAGACTCTTCATCAGGGTCGTCAATAGCAGAGGAGAGGGGCCTCAGAGTCCAAGCAAGACATTTGAGACTCCCGAGGGAG TCCCAGGTCCTCCTTCTTTTCTGAAAGTCCTGAACCCCAGTCTGGACTCTCTCACCCTGGAGTGGGGCCCCCCAATGAACAATAATGGACGCCTCGCTGGATTTACGCTGAAGTTCCAACCAG TCAACACCACCAATGAACTGGGACCAGTCAAGATCGTGACGCTCCTGGCCAACGAGACCACGATCACCCTGAGCAGCCTGAACTCCAGCATGCTCTACAAGTTTTACTTAAGTGCAAAGACAATCAAAGGCTCTGGCCCCTTCATCACAGAAGAAGCCTTCACAGTCATGGACACAG CCGTGCCCAGCAGACAGGTCGACATCGCCACCCAGGGCTGGTTTATCGGACTCATGTGTGCCATCGCCCTCCTCATCTTGGTCCTCCTCATTGTGTGCTTCATCAAGAGGAACAAAGGTGGCAAATATCCAG tgaaagagaaagaagacgCTCACCAAGACCCTGAGATACAACCTATGAAGGAGGACGATGGGACATTTGGAGAAtacag TGACACAGAGGACCACAAGCCGCTGAAGGGCAGCCGGACGCCGTCCAACGGGACGGTGCGCCGTGACGAGAGCGACGACAGCCTGGTGGACTACGGGGAGGGCGGGGACGGACAGTTCAACGAGGACGGCTCCTTCATTGGCCAGTACAGCGgcaagaaagagaaagacacgCACGAAGGCAACGAGAGCTCAGAGGCACCTTCGCCCGTCAACGCCATGAACTCGTTTGTCTAA